The following proteins are encoded in a genomic region of Arcobacter suis CECT 7833:
- a CDS encoding type II secretion system F family protein, whose product MKKYKIKYQNKNEIKEIILETSNLSNEKIPANIIEIKEYKNYFDFGFFRKKRINDKKINLLFYELNLMLQANINLSEALDILIKNKKDKNIIDFLQLLKYSFSNAKPIEENLNDFKINNLVFAFLKLSQNNGNIVLNIKALSNLLLENYEIKRNFIKAISYPIILIISFILSLISIFFFVIPKFQMIFSQSTQELPFATKMLLKTQYILENYLFSIFLVFCFFIIFFFYLYRQNSAFNYFCDKFLVTKIFLIKEIYLNMQLYKLFLVIDIMLKSNYEFHKAFISSKILLKNKYLLDKMHLIDNLLQNGKSIKDSFLKTQMFDDIVLNLINTGEVSNSLAITIDEIKKIYKNRFNDKINLLTSLIQPIFLIVIMGLILWIVLAIFMPIWDMGNMIKV is encoded by the coding sequence ATGAAAAAATATAAAATCAAATACCAAAATAAAAATGAAATAAAAGAGATAATTCTTGAAACATCAAATCTTTCAAATGAAAAAATACCAGCAAATATAATAGAAATAAAAGAGTATAAAAACTATTTCGATTTTGGATTTTTTAGAAAAAAAAGAATAAACGACAAAAAAATAAATCTACTTTTTTATGAATTAAATTTAATGTTACAAGCGAATATAAATCTTAGTGAAGCCCTTGATATTTTGATTAAAAATAAAAAAGATAAAAATATTATTGATTTTTTGCAACTTTTAAAATATAGTTTTTCAAATGCAAAACCAATAGAAGAAAATCTAAATGATTTTAAAATAAATAATTTAGTATTCGCTTTTTTAAAACTCTCTCAAAATAATGGAAATATAGTTTTAAATATCAAAGCTTTAAGTAATTTATTGCTAGAAAATTATGAAATTAAAAGAAATTTTATTAAAGCTATTTCATATCCTATAATTTTAATTATAAGTTTTATTTTGTCTTTAATATCAATTTTCTTTTTTGTAATTCCCAAGTTCCAAATGATTTTTTCTCAATCAACTCAAGAACTTCCCTTTGCAACCAAAATGTTACTAAAAACTCAGTATATTTTAGAGAATTATCTTTTCTCAATTTTTTTAGTTTTTTGCTTTTTTATTATCTTTTTTTTCTATTTATATCGACAAAATAGTGCTTTTAACTATTTTTGTGACAAGTTTTTGGTAACAAAAATATTTTTAATAAAAGAAATATATCTAAATATGCAACTATATAAATTATTTTTAGTTATAGATATTATGCTGAAATCAAATTACGAATTTCACAAAGCTTTCATTTCTTCAAAAATTTTATTAAAAAACAAATATCTATTGGATAAAATGCACTTAATTGATAATTTATTACAAAATGGAAAAAGTATCAAGGATTCTTTTTTAAAAACACAAATGTTCGATGATATTGTTTTAAATCTAATAAATACTGGAGAAGTTTCAAATTCTTTGGCTATTACAATAGATGAGATAAAAAAGATTTATAAAAATAGATTTAATGATAAAATAAATTTACTAACATCACTAATACAACCCATATTTTTAATAGTTATTATGGGTTTAATACTTTGGATTGTATTAGCGATTTTTATGCCTATATGGGATATGGGAAATATGATAAAAGTTTGA
- a CDS encoding L,D-transpeptidase family protein: MFKFIIFLLLAFNMYAQDLVTLYRYEGISSVEKEIEKKLKDMTYWQEYLKDKNVDYGYYEFKKYILVTQKNQLEIAVYEKVDNDYKLLSKNNVIVGENKGDKYTEGDKKTPEGAYELIQKKVGLDSFYGPFALVTSYPNIFDQSLDKKGSGIWIHGMPLYSERENFTKGCIALANNELENLEKNIDLNKSILLTFGNDSKKATKDEMALVLSSIFKWKDAWKYSDIEEYLSFYSNDFKRANKTDFSFFKEQKKSIFAKKEDKTIKFTNIDVSPYPNSLGKNMFKVLMDEEYISPSVKFNGKKELFLEIANNQVKILSED, encoded by the coding sequence TTGTTTAAATTTATAATTTTTTTATTACTTGCCTTTAATATGTATGCACAAGATTTAGTGACATTATATAGATACGAGGGTATTAGTTCTGTTGAAAAAGAGATAGAAAAAAAGTTAAAAGATATGACATACTGGCAGGAATACTTAAAAGACAAAAATGTAGATTATGGTTATTATGAATTTAAAAAATATATACTCGTAACACAAAAAAATCAATTAGAAATTGCAGTTTACGAAAAAGTGGATAATGATTATAAATTATTATCGAAAAACAATGTAATTGTGGGTGAAAACAAAGGTGATAAATATACTGAAGGTGACAAAAAAACTCCTGAAGGTGCTTATGAATTAATTCAAAAAAAAGTAGGACTTGATAGTTTTTATGGACCTTTTGCGTTAGTGACTTCTTATCCAAATATTTTTGATCAAAGTTTAGATAAAAAAGGTTCAGGAATTTGGATTCATGGTATGCCTCTTTATTCTGAAAGAGAAAATTTTACAAAAGGCTGTATTGCTTTAGCAAATAATGAGCTTGAAAATTTAGAAAAAAATATAGACTTAAATAAATCTATTTTGTTAACATTTGGGAATGATTCTAAAAAAGCAACAAAAGATGAAATGGCATTAGTATTAAGTAGTATATTTAAATGGAAAGATGCTTGGAAATATTCAGATATAGAAGAATATTTATCTTTTTATTCTAATGATTTTAAAAGAGCAAATAAAACAGATTTTAGTTTTTTTAAAGAGCAAAAAAAATCAATATTTGCTAAAAAAGAAGATAAAACAATTAAATTTACAAATATAGATGTTTCTCCTTATCCAAATTCATTAGGAAAAAACATGTTTAAAGTTTTAATGGATGAAGAATATATAAGTCCAAGTGTAAAATTTAATGGAAAAAAAGAGCTGTTTTTAGAAATAGCAAATAATCAAGTGAAAATTCTATCAGAGGATTAA
- a CDS encoding peptidoglycan DD-metalloendopeptidase family protein gives MRRIILSIIIFFNFLYSAQVEELNWPKGETFLTFLDKYSISQKLYFDLEKEDQELCSEITADRRFYLYTDDDGKLNQVLIPVSDDIQLHIYKDSNNEYKFQTLPINYTEYTEMVAIEITESVSYDISKATGDVTLAALLKSIFNEGVNFRKMQKGDFIALEYSQKAYLGRPLGMPDLKAAMVQIDGTSYFRFKNSKDDKYYDEKGTGFTKSYFFQIPVAFKQISSEFTNKRWHPVLKRYRAHLGTDFSAPVGRTIYAAADGKIEFLGIKGGYGKTTIINHNNGYKTLYAHQSDFAKGVKQGINIKKGELIGYVGNTGLSSGPHLHLGLYKNGTAIDPLTVINKPSTDGLDGKERNAFLATAQTTQKKIENEIKKEKRNIPTKLERITDRSEINIF, from the coding sequence ATGAGAAGAATTATTTTATCAATTATTATTTTTTTTAATTTTTTATATTCAGCACAAGTTGAAGAGCTAAATTGGCCAAAAGGAGAGACTTTTTTGACCTTTTTGGATAAATATTCAATCTCCCAAAAGTTGTATTTTGATTTGGAGAAAGAAGATCAAGAGTTGTGTTCTGAAATAACAGCCGATAGAAGATTTTATCTATATACAGATGATGATGGCAAATTAAATCAAGTTTTAATTCCCGTTTCAGATGATATACAACTACATATTTACAAAGATAGTAATAACGAATATAAATTCCAAACACTACCTATTAACTACACAGAATATACAGAAATGGTTGCTATTGAAATTACAGAATCTGTATCTTATGATATATCAAAAGCAACTGGAGATGTAACTTTAGCTGCACTGCTAAAATCAATTTTTAATGAAGGTGTAAATTTCAGAAAAATGCAAAAAGGTGATTTTATTGCCTTAGAATATTCTCAAAAAGCTTATTTAGGAAGACCTCTTGGAATGCCAGATTTAAAAGCTGCAATGGTTCAAATAGATGGAACTTCTTACTTTAGATTTAAAAACTCAAAAGACGATAAATATTATGATGAAAAAGGTACAGGATTTACAAAATCTTATTTTTTCCAAATTCCAGTAGCTTTTAAACAAATTTCTAGTGAATTTACAAATAAAAGATGGCATCCTGTTTTAAAAAGATATAGAGCCCATTTAGGAACTGATTTTTCAGCACCAGTAGGAAGAACAATATATGCAGCAGCAGATGGAAAAATAGAATTTCTTGGAATAAAAGGTGGTTATGGGAAAACTACTATCATAAATCACAATAATGGATATAAAACATTATATGCTCATCAAAGTGATTTTGCAAAAGGTGTTAAACAAGGTATAAACATTAAAAAAGGTGAACTTATAGGATATGTAGGAAATACAGGATTAAGTTCTGGTCCACATCTACATTTAGGTTTATATAAAAATGGAACTGCAATTGATCCTTTAACAGTTATAAATAAACCTAGCACCGATGGATTAGATGGAAAAGAAAGAAATGCATTTTTAGCAACTGCTCAAACTACTCAGAAAAAAATCGAAAATGAAATCAAAAAAGAAAAAAGAAACATTCCTACAAAATTAGAAAGAATTACAGATAGAAGTGAAATTAATATTTTTTAG
- a CDS encoding GspE/PulE family protein, translating into MKSILKSQIDYSLFEKYDKDYFVNNKILPISENDISIKIAICKTSNLQTIKDDFSKLISFIEVDELELLFILSHINRKILLYFFALKAISQNSFEKYIDKFLQELIFFSIDLRTSDIHIEQYKELVLFKFRIDGRLKTFFAFEKEFFKLISSYIKLISSLDMTQCRLPLDGRFSLNIENKKYDFRVSTMPTLEAESIVLRILDNKNIDKNLQTLGLSKNLLEILNQTLKLTQGLILISGPTGSGKTTTLYSILQELNCEEKKIITVEDPIEYKIDSICQIPINSKIGLSFELVLKNILRQDPDIIFIGEIRDKFSLDIALQASLTGHLVIASIHANSAVETILRLIDLQADPFLISSTLKLVMAQRLVLNYCKFCGSVGCQKCNYTKYYDRSTIAEVLKIDEKISSMIFKKSDINELKTYLENINFKTILDDGKQKVEQNQTSLDEVYKVACF; encoded by the coding sequence ATGAAGAGTATTTTAAAAAGCCAAATTGATTACTCTTTATTTGAAAAATATGATAAAGATTATTTTGTAAACAATAAAATTTTACCAATTTCTGAAAATGATATAAGTATAAAAATTGCTATTTGTAAAACTTCAAATTTACAAACAATAAAAGATGATTTTTCTAAATTAATAAGTTTTATAGAAGTTGATGAGTTAGAACTTTTATTTATTTTAAGTCATATAAATAGAAAAATTTTATTATATTTCTTTGCTTTAAAAGCCATTTCTCAAAATAGTTTTGAAAAATATATTGATAAATTTTTACAAGAACTAATATTTTTTTCCATAGATTTACGAACTAGTGATATTCATATTGAACAATACAAAGAGTTGGTTTTATTTAAGTTTAGAATTGATGGAAGACTAAAAACTTTTTTTGCTTTTGAAAAAGAGTTTTTTAAACTAATTTCTTCTTATATAAAATTGATTTCATCTTTGGATATGACGCAGTGCCGTCTTCCATTAGACGGAAGATTTTCTTTAAATATAGAAAATAAAAAATATGATTTTAGAGTTTCAACGATGCCAACATTAGAAGCGGAATCAATAGTTTTACGAATTTTGGATAATAAAAATATAGATAAAAATCTTCAAACTTTGGGATTATCAAAAAACTTATTAGAGATTTTAAATCAAACTTTGAAATTAACTCAAGGTTTGATTTTGATTTCAGGACCAACGGGAAGCGGAAAAACAACAACTTTATATTCAATTTTGCAAGAGTTAAATTGTGAAGAAAAAAAGATAATTACAGTTGAAGACCCAATTGAATATAAAATTGATTCAATTTGTCAAATTCCAATAAACTCTAAAATTGGTCTTAGTTTTGAATTGGTTTTAAAAAACATTCTTCGGCAAGACCCAGACATTATTTTTATAGGAGAAATTAGAGATAAGTTTTCTTTGGATATTGCCCTGCAAGCTTCATTAACTGGACATTTAGTGATTGCCAGTATTCATGCTAATAGTGCTGTTGAGACGATTTTAAGGCTTATAGATTTACAAGCTGACCCATTCTTAATCTCAAGTACTTTAAAACTTGTAATGGCTCAAAGATTGGTTTTGAATTATTGTAAATTTTGTGGTTCAGTTGGATGCCAAAAGTGCAACTATACAAAATATTATGATAGGTCAACGATTGCTGAAGTTTTAAAAATTGATGAAAAAATATCTTCGATGATATTTAAAAAATCAGATATAAATGAACTCAAAACTTATCTTGAAAATATCAATTTTAAAACAATTTTAGATGATGGAAAACAAAAAGTTGAACAAAATCAAACTTCCTTAGATGAAGTTTATAAAGTTGCTTGTTTTTGA
- the corA gene encoding magnesium/cobalt transporter CorA has product MINCYIKKGNKLNVFEGVDFLESNEDKNSVIWIDMLLPTIEEVRAVENMFDMQFPTKQETEEIELSSRYWEENNRIEINSYFLINDNKSAFNETVSFILQGSLLISVRYKKLQSFDTFTKKLLISPREFKTGYSIFCQIIDIRIDADADTIENLSKEITKIRKHVFTDYSNDDEEILEKISTFEDLNMKIRENLTDKQRILNSLLKSQKFVDDKHELPIMLKDIKSLIDHTNFNFERLDYLQNIFIGILSIEQNKVIKIFTIVNVIFLPPTLIASIYGMNFDFMPELHWEYGYLISVVFMVIASITPILIFKKKGWI; this is encoded by the coding sequence TTGATTAACTGTTACATCAAAAAAGGAAATAAACTTAATGTTTTTGAGGGAGTAGATTTTCTTGAAAGCAACGAAGATAAAAATAGTGTAATTTGGATTGATATGCTTCTTCCAACTATTGAAGAAGTAAGAGCTGTTGAAAATATGTTTGATATGCAATTTCCCACAAAACAAGAAACAGAAGAGATTGAGCTGAGTTCTAGATATTGGGAAGAGAATAATAGAATAGAAATAAACAGTTATTTCTTGATAAATGATAATAAATCGGCATTCAATGAAACGGTTTCTTTTATTTTACAAGGGTCACTTTTAATTTCTGTTAGATATAAAAAATTACAAAGTTTCGATACCTTTACAAAAAAACTTTTGATTTCTCCAAGAGAGTTTAAAACAGGTTACTCAATTTTTTGTCAAATTATTGATATTAGAATTGATGCCGATGCTGATACTATTGAGAATTTATCAAAAGAGATTACAAAAATTAGAAAACACGTATTTACAGATTACTCAAATGATGATGAAGAGATTCTTGAAAAAATCTCTACATTTGAAGATTTAAATATGAAAATTAGAGAAAATTTAACGGATAAACAAAGAATATTAAATTCACTTTTAAAATCACAAAAGTTTGTGGATGATAAACATGAATTACCAATTATGTTAAAGGATATTAAGTCTCTGATTGACCATACGAATTTTAATTTTGAAAGACTTGATTATTTACAAAATATCTTTATTGGTATATTAAGTATTGAACAAAATAAGGTTATAAAAATATTTACAATTGTAAATGTAATTTTCCTTCCACCTACACTAATTGCAAGTATTTACGGAATGAACTTTGATTTTATGCCTGAACTTCATTGGGAATATGGATATTTAATATCTGTGGTATTTATGGTAATTGCTTCAATTACACCGATTCTGATTTTTAAGAAAAAAGGTTGGATTTAA
- the purH gene encoding bifunctional phosphoribosylaminoimidazolecarboxamide formyltransferase/IMP cyclohydrolase, giving the protein MRALISVSDKSGVENFAKVLVSLGYEIISTGGTYNKLKDAGIAVIEANEVTKFPECFEGRVKTLNPYIHGGILHRRDKQSHLDQAKELGVEGIDLVCVNLYPFKATIEKTDDFEEIIENIDIGGPAMVRSAAKNFDSVIIVTDVADYDLVLQNLKNDTNTVEFRRDMMIKAYEHTAAYDSMIANYMNKRFNGGFGAKQFIVGSKVFDTRYGENPHQKGALYEFDAQFTNKFKTVKGEASFNNMGDISGAARIAAAFGKDKAVCIVKHGNPCGFAIKDTLLDSYIEALKCDPVSAFGGVVAVNGTVDKELAEKMNEIFLEVVFAASFTEEAVAVFESKKRIKLFEQGTQFLELANDAIDFKRVDGGFVFQDADKVADDEVRNSELKSTRIATEQEVKDMEIAYKIASLTKSNCVVYVKDSAMVAVGMGMTSRVDASKAALRKAEDMGIDVTGAVLASEAFFPFRDSIDAAAQAGVKCVIEPGGSIRDDEIIEAANEYGMALYFSGIRHFLH; this is encoded by the coding sequence ATGAGAGCATTAATATCAGTAAGTGATAAAAGTGGTGTTGAAAACTTTGCTAAAGTACTAGTATCTTTAGGATATGAAATTATTTCAACTGGTGGAACATATAATAAATTAAAAGATGCAGGAATTGCTGTAATTGAAGCAAATGAAGTTACAAAATTTCCTGAGTGTTTTGAAGGAAGAGTTAAAACTTTAAATCCTTATATTCATGGTGGAATTCTTCACAGACGCGATAAACAATCTCACCTTGATCAAGCTAAAGAACTTGGTGTTGAGGGAATTGATTTAGTTTGTGTAAACTTATATCCATTTAAAGCAACTATTGAAAAAACTGATGATTTTGAAGAGATTATTGAAAACATTGATATTGGTGGACCAGCGATGGTTCGGTCGGCTGCAAAAAACTTTGATTCAGTAATTATTGTTACAGATGTTGCTGATTATGATTTAGTTTTACAAAACCTAAAAAATGACACTAACACAGTTGAGTTTAGAAGAGATATGATGATTAAAGCTTATGAACACACAGCTGCTTATGATTCAATGATTGCTAATTATATGAACAAAAGATTTAATGGTGGATTTGGAGCTAAACAATTTATCGTGGGTTCTAAAGTATTTGATACAAGATATGGTGAAAATCCTCATCAAAAAGGTGCATTATATGAGTTTGATGCACAATTTACAAATAAATTTAAAACTGTAAAAGGTGAAGCGTCATTTAATAATATGGGTGATATTTCAGGAGCTGCAAGAATTGCTGCTGCATTTGGAAAAGATAAAGCAGTTTGTATTGTAAAACATGGAAATCCTTGTGGTTTTGCTATTAAAGATACATTATTAGATTCTTATATTGAAGCACTAAAATGTGATCCAGTTTCTGCTTTTGGTGGAGTAGTTGCAGTTAATGGGACAGTTGATAAAGAGTTAGCTGAAAAAATGAATGAGATTTTCTTAGAAGTTGTATTTGCTGCTAGTTTCACAGAAGAAGCGGTTGCTGTATTTGAAAGCAAAAAAAGAATTAAACTATTTGAGCAAGGAACACAATTCTTAGAACTTGCAAATGATGCAATTGACTTTAAAAGAGTTGATGGTGGATTTGTATTCCAAGATGCTGATAAAGTAGCAGATGATGAAGTTAGAAATTCTGAGTTAAAATCAACAAGAATTGCAACTGAACAAGAAGTAAAAGATATGGAAATAGCTTATAAAATTGCTTCATTAACAAAATCAAACTGTGTAGTTTATGTAAAAGATTCTGCAATGGTTGCTGTTGGTATGGGTATGACTTCAAGAGTTGATGCTTCAAAAGCTGCTTTAAGAAAAGCAGAAGATATGGGAATTGATGTTACAGGTGCTGTATTAGCTTCTGAAGCATTTTTCCCATTTAGAGATAGTATTGACGCAGCTGCACAAGCTGGTGTAAAATGTGTAATTGAACCAGGTGGAAGTATCAGAGATGATGAAATTATTGAAGCGGCAAATGAATATGGAATGGCTTTATATTTTTCAGGAATTAGACACTTTTTACATTAG
- the purL gene encoding phosphoribosylformylglycinamidine synthase subunit PurL, whose translation MQKQEMNLKEIALAHSLTLEEFENIKEILGREPNYVEIGIFSAMWSEHCSYKSSKKYLSGFPTKAPWVIQGPGENAGVIDIGDGYAAVFKMESHNHPSFIEPYQGAATGVGGILRDVFTMGARPIANMNSIRFASIEGNSETAAKHRFLLRGVVAGIGGYGNCMGVPTIGGETTFEECYAGNNLVNAFTIGLAKSDEIFLGKAEGLGNPVMYVGSKTGRDGLGGAVMSSAAFTEDSESKRPTVQVGDPFTEKLLLEACLELFKADLIIGIQDMGAAGLTSSSFEMAGRSGSGMIMHLDKVPAREEGMTPYDFMLSESQERMLICAKKGCEQGVIDIFEKWELDVAVIGEVTNTGNMELFWHGEKCAEVPVQPVSEQAPVLDRPTKKPAYLDGIENITLDKEISNQAAFDDLFSDMEVVDKSWVYSQYDSMVQTNTIKGPGKLDGSSIRIKETGKALSMSADCNTRLCYINPELGAAAAVMESGRNVAMTGAVPKAITDCLNFGNPTNPEVMWQFAASCEGIKKACRELNTPVIGGNVSLYNETNGVGVFPTPSIAMVGVNEDANKVLPSCVQENGNILYILGETKSEFGASLYMKKMYGKVAGIHPEVNFEKELALWNTVIEANKLGLLKSAKDVNIGGIAISASKMAVVGNKGIEISISLNDSKDIFSESLSRAIVEVRPENCEAFEKVANSFNIECSKIGQVTGDKISINDIYKDLEKASYVYFNRFKQVIEQDL comes from the coding sequence ATGCAAAAACAAGAGATGAACCTTAAAGAGATAGCACTTGCTCACTCTTTAACACTTGAAGAATTTGAAAATATCAAAGAAATTTTAGGAAGAGAACCAAACTATGTAGAAATTGGTATCTTCTCTGCTATGTGGTCTGAGCACTGCTCATATAAATCAAGTAAAAAATATTTAAGTGGTTTTCCAACAAAAGCTCCTTGGGTTATTCAAGGTCCTGGTGAAAATGCTGGTGTTATTGACATTGGTGATGGATATGCTGCTGTATTTAAAATGGAATCACACAATCACCCATCATTTATTGAGCCTTATCAAGGTGCTGCAACTGGAGTTGGAGGAATTTTAAGAGATGTATTTACAATGGGAGCACGTCCTATTGCAAATATGAATTCAATAAGATTTGCTTCAATTGAAGGAAATAGTGAAACAGCTGCAAAACACAGATTTTTATTAAGAGGTGTAGTTGCTGGTATTGGTGGATATGGTAACTGTATGGGAGTTCCAACAATTGGTGGAGAAACTACTTTTGAAGAGTGTTATGCTGGAAATAACCTTGTAAATGCATTTACAATAGGACTTGCAAAATCTGATGAAATTTTCTTAGGAAAAGCTGAAGGATTAGGAAATCCTGTAATGTATGTTGGAAGTAAAACTGGGCGAGATGGACTTGGTGGAGCTGTTATGTCAAGTGCAGCATTTACAGAAGATAGTGAGTCAAAAAGACCAACTGTTCAAGTTGGAGATCCATTTACTGAAAAACTACTTTTAGAAGCTTGTTTAGAGTTATTCAAAGCTGATTTAATTATTGGTATTCAAGATATGGGTGCTGCTGGGCTTACTTCTTCTTCATTTGAAATGGCTGGACGTTCAGGTTCTGGGATGATTATGCATTTAGATAAAGTTCCTGCAAGGGAAGAGGGTATGACTCCTTATGACTTTATGCTTTCAGAATCTCAAGAAAGAATGCTTATTTGTGCTAAAAAAGGTTGTGAACAGGGTGTTATTGACATCTTTGAAAAATGGGAACTAGATGTTGCTGTTATTGGTGAAGTTACAAATACAGGAAATATGGAACTATTCTGGCATGGTGAAAAATGTGCAGAAGTTCCAGTTCAACCAGTATCTGAACAAGCGCCAGTTTTAGATAGACCAACAAAAAAACCAGCTTATTTAGATGGAATTGAAAATATTACTTTAGATAAAGAGATTTCAAATCAAGCTGCATTTGATGATTTATTCTCTGACATGGAAGTTGTTGATAAATCTTGGGTTTATTCTCAATATGATTCAATGGTTCAAACAAATACAATCAAAGGTCCAGGGAAACTTGATGGGTCGAGTATCAGAATCAAAGAAACAGGAAAAGCATTATCAATGAGTGCTGATTGTAATACAAGATTATGTTACATCAATCCAGAATTAGGAGCTGCAGCTGCTGTTATGGAATCTGGAAGAAATGTTGCAATGACAGGAGCAGTTCCAAAAGCAATCACAGATTGTTTAAATTTTGGAAATCCTACGAACCCTGAAGTTATGTGGCAATTTGCTGCATCTTGTGAAGGAATTAAAAAAGCTTGTAGAGAGTTAAATACTCCAGTTATTGGTGGAAATGTATCTTTATACAATGAAACAAATGGAGTGGGAGTTTTCCCAACACCTTCAATTGCAATGGTTGGAGTTAATGAAGATGCAAATAAAGTATTACCATCTTGTGTTCAAGAAAATGGAAATATTTTATATATTTTAGGTGAAACAAAATCAGAGTTTGGTGCATCACTTTATATGAAAAAAATGTATGGAAAAGTTGCAGGAATTCATCCAGAAGTAAATTTTGAAAAAGAGTTAGCTTTATGGAATACTGTTATTGAAGCAAATAAATTAGGTTTATTAAAATCTGCAAAAGATGTAAACATTGGTGGAATTGCAATAAGTGCTTCTAAAATGGCAGTTGTGGGTAATAAAGGAATAGAAATTTCTATTTCATTAAATGACTCAAAAGATATTTTTTCTGAGTCTTTAAGTAGAGCAATAGTTGAAGTAAGACCTGAAAACTGTGAAGCATTTGAAAAAGTTGCAAATTCATTCAATATTGAGTGTAGCAAAATTGGTCAAGTAACAGGGGATAAAATTTCTATAAATGACATTTATAAAGATTTAGAAAAAGCAAGTTACGTTTATTTCAATAGATTTAAACAAGTGATAGAACAAGATTTATAA
- the folE gene encoding GTP cyclohydrolase I FolE, translating to MSSEIEFENAIKKMLEHVGEDINREGLIDTPKRVRKAYEFMCSGYKQDPKEIIEKALFTSTNDEMVVVKDIEFYSQCEHHMLPIIGKAHVAYIPNGKVIGLSKIPRVVDVFARRLQIQEQLTEQICDALNEHLKPKGVAVMIDARHMCMEMRGVEKICSTTVTSALRGLFKSNKTTKDEFLSIVAQSLHK from the coding sequence ATGAGTAGCGAAATAGAATTTGAAAATGCCATAAAAAAAATGCTTGAACACGTTGGAGAAGATATAAACAGAGAAGGTTTAATTGATACTCCAAAAAGAGTGAGAAAAGCTTATGAATTTATGTGTAGTGGCTATAAACAAGACCCAAAAGAGATAATTGAAAAGGCTTTATTTACTTCAACAAATGATGAAATGGTTGTAGTAAAAGATATAGAATTTTATTCTCAATGTGAACATCATATGTTACCAATTATTGGAAAAGCTCATGTTGCATATATTCCAAATGGAAAAGTAATTGGTCTTTCAAAAATTCCAAGAGTTGTAGATGTATTTGCAAGAAGATTACAAATTCAAGAACAATTAACTGAACAAATTTGTGATGCTTTAAATGAACACTTAAAACCAAAAGGTGTTGCTGTTATGATTGATGCACGGCACATGTGTATGGAAATGAGGGGAGTTGAAAAGATTTGTTCAACAACTGTAACTTCAGCTTTAAGAGGATTATTTAAATCTAATAAAACAACTAAAGATGAGTTTTTATCAATAGTTGCTCAATCACTTCATAAATAA